The genomic stretch GCTTTGAACCTTCCGTCAGTAGAGTGGATCTTCAAGACTGATGATGtaacagtaaaagaaaaggacTCCTGATTTTGTGCTCAgttcaataaaaccaaaaacaataaataaggtCAATTCATTAACTTGTATGTCAGAGCAGGAAAGGAGGTAAAGTGGAGGTAAATCACAGAAGAAACGGTTGATTTCActggacacacagaaacacaagcgGAATGTCAATGTTGTGTATTTCACAGCATCTACAATACCTACCATGTAAACCACAGCTAGGAGTTGGTAGCACACTTTGCTGGACATATCTACTGCATACAACAAGGGTTTGCTTATTGCCTTGTACCAATCAAATGCCATCATTGCCAGAAGCATACACTCCACATCTGTAATGATGCAGAAGATGAAGAAACTCATAACACACCCAAGAAAAGGAATTGAATTGCTGCTCCTGGCAAGCAGATCCTATAACATCTTAGGGCAAACTGCAGTAGAATAGCAGtcatcagagaaagagagatggctcaggaagaaATTTATTGGCATGTGAAGCTGGTGATCCATTCTAATCCAAATGATCAAAAAATCCAAGACTTTCACTAAAAATAATGAgataaatgagataaaataaataaaccctaaccctaacccttccCAGGGAAGCCTGCTATTTTATTGAAGGGAAACAaagaagtggatctgggggatATAGGAGAGTGTGGGGGGTGgacagaggggaaactgtgatcaaaatgtaatgtatgagagaagaatttaagaaaaagcaaacaaaaatacatatacatcatCAATTATGGTAATCAAGAGAATTTTATAGTGATGAATATTATGCgttagtattatatatatatatattcaaacttGCAACATTTTCATATCTACTACATTAATGTACTTAGGTGTTAGAACAAATAGATATTTTACTGGTTCAAACTATAATTTACAACTTCCATCTATGCCATCATtacaatttttcagaaaaaaaatttccaagcGTTATAAATAAACGTTCAGGCACATGTGACAGAATTGTTTAGGACCacgttttcattttcagtttttgtaGAGCCTCTTTCACATCCGTGTTCCTGAGACTGTAAATCAAAGGGTTCAACATGGGAATCACAAGAGTGTAGAACAATGAGGTCATTTTATCTTGATCCAGAGAGTAAGAAGAACTGGGGCGAAAATACATGAAAAGCATAGTTCCCTGGAAAATGGCCACTGTGGTCAGATGGGAGGTGCAGGTGGAGAAAGCTTTGAATCTCCCCTCAGCAGAACGGATCTTCAAGACCGATAAAATGATGTAACAATAAGATACCAGAACTCCTGAGATGGTGCTCAGTTCAATGAAGccaaaaacagtaaataaagcCAGTTCATTGACTTGTATATCTGAGCAAGAGAGGAGGTAAAGTGGAGGCAAATCACAAAAGAAGTGATTGATCTCATTAGACCCACAAAAACATAAGCGGAATGCCAAGGTTGTATGTATTAAACCATCTGTTGTTGCTACCAGGTAAACCCCAGCCATGAGCATGGAACACACCATGCTGGACATGTTCATTGTATAGAGCAAGGGGTTGCTGATGGCCTGGTACCTATCAAAGGCCATCACTGCTAGCAGAAGACACTCAGAATCTGCAAAGACACAGAATGTTAAGAACTGCAGAGCACAACCAACAATGGAAATTGTTTTCTCCTTCACTAAGAGATCCACCAGCATCTTGGGTCCAATTGCTGTGGAATAGCAGAGGTCACAGAAAGAGAGGTTGCTAAGAAaaaagtacatgggtgtgtggagctGAGAGTCCACTCTAANNNNNNNNNNNNNNNNNNNNNNNNNNNNNNNNNNNNNNNNNNNNNNNNNNNNNNNNNNNNNNNNNNNNNNNNNNNNNNNNNNNNNNNNNNNNNNNNNNNNNNNNNNNNNNNNNNNNNNNNNNNNNNNNNNNNNNNNNNNNNNNNNNNNNNNNNNNNNNNNNNNNNNNNNNNNNNNNNNNNNNNNNNNNNNNNNNNNNNNNNNNNNNNNNNNNNNNNNNNNNNNNNNNNNNNNNNNNNNNNNNNNNNNNNNNNNNNNNNNNNNNNNNNNNNNNNNNNNNNNNNNNNNNNNNNNNNNNNNNNNNNNNNNNNNNNNNNNNNNNNNNNNNNNNNNNNNNNNNNNNNNNNNNNNNNNNNNNNNNNNNNNNNNNNNNNNNNNNNNNNNNNNNNNNNNNNNNNNNNNNNNNNNNNNNNNNNNNNNNNNNNNNNNNNNNNNNNNNNNNNNNNNNNNNNNNNNNNNNNNNNNNNNNNNNNNNNNNNNNNNNNNNNNNNNNNNNNNNNNNNNNNNNNNNNNNNNNNNNNNNNNNNNNNNNNNNNNNNNNNNNNNNNNNNNNNNNNNNNNNNNNNNNNNNNNNNNNNNNNNNNNNNNNNNNNNNNNNNNNNNNNNNNNNNNNNNNNNNNNNNNNNNNNNNNNNNNNNNNNNNNNNNNNNNNNNNNNNNNNNNNNNNNNNNNNNNNNNNNNNNNNNNNNNNNNNNNNNNNNNNNNNNNNNNNNNNNNNNNNNNNNNNNNNNNNNNNNNNNNNNNNNNNNNNNNNNNNNNNNNNNNNNNNNNNNNNNNNNNNNNNNNNNNNNNNNNNNNNNNNNNNNNNNNNNNNNNNNNNNNNNNNNNNNNNNNNNNNNNNNNNNNNGAAAATTAA from Microtus ochrogaster isolate Prairie Vole_2 linkage group LG9, MicOch1.0, whole genome shotgun sequence encodes the following:
- the LOC101994519 gene encoding olfactory receptor 5W2-like, which encodes MNGGTGSATRIYLYCLYWLFGTYSLWMYTLLSLDIVGRILDLPQMDSQLHTPMYFFLSNLSFCDLCYSTAIGPKMLVDLLVKEKTISIVGCALQFLTFCVFADSECLLLAVMAFDRYQAISNPLLYTMNMSSMVCSMLMAGVYLVATTDGLIHTTLAFRLCFCGSNEINHFFCDLPPLYLLSCSDIQVNELALFTVFGFIELSTISGVLVSYCYIILSVLKIRSAEGRFKAFSTCTSHLTTVAIFQGTMLFMYFRPSSSYSLDQDKMTSLFYTLVIPMLNPLIYSLRNTDVKEALQKLKMKTWS